The sequence AGGGCCCTCGAGTACGGCTTGCCGCCCACGGCGGGCGAAGGCATCGGTATCGACCGGCTGGTGATGCTGCTCTGCGATCAGCCCAGCATCCGGGACGTGATCCTGTTCCCGTTGATGCGCCCCGAGTAAGCGGTTTCATGCCCGCACGCGGCTTCGAATGGTTCGTGGCTTGGCGGCACCTCCGGGGCCGTCCCGCCCGGCTGCCACGAACGTTGTTCGTGGGGGTGGGCCTATCCATCCTTGGCCTGGCCGCGGTGCTCGTGGCCAGCCAATGGACGGCGAAGCTGTCGTCATCCGCAGACCTGTTTTTGCCTTACCGGCAGCTGCGGCTGCTTGGTTACGTGAAGACCGCCGGCGTGGTCAGCGCTGGGCTGGGGGCGCTGCTGGTCTACTTGGGCGTGCTGTTCAGCCGGTTCACCGTGTTCACGGCTTTTTCGATCTTCGGCGTGTTCCTGGGAACCGCCGCCCCCATCGTAGCCTTGTCCGTGATGTCTGGCTTTGAATCGGACTTGAAGGGGAAGATCCGCGGTTGGAAGGCGGACCTGGTCGTGGAATCGGACGGGGAGACCCCCTTCGTGAACTGGCGACCCCTGTTGTCCGAGATCGCCGCACTACCAAACGTCGAAGGCGTCACGCCCTTCCTCGAAGCCGAGCTGATGATCCGAAGCGGAAACACACCCGCCGGGATCGTGCTCCGCGGGATCGAACCGTCTTCCGCTGCACGGGTGCTCGATCTCGGGCGGCACCTCAAAGAGGGTGACATGCGTGATTTGCAGCCCGCCGCACGCCCCGACGATCAGGTCGAGCACGTGGAGCCTGCGCCCCTTCCCGAGGCGCTCGTCCACCCGGATGGCTCCGCGGATGGGAAGTCAGCTGACGACGCAGAGCCCGACGTGGACAGCGAAGGGGACGACGTCGGTGCGGGCGACATCTTTCCCCGAGGCGCCCGCGTGATCACGCGCTCACCCCTTGGCGTCGAAACGCCCGCCGTATTCCTGGGCGAGGAATTGTTCTCCCGGACCTTGCGTTTATTCGTGGGGGACGGGGTCGATATCGTCTGCCCCCTGTGCGGGGTCGGCCCCTCGGGCCCGATGCCCCAAAGCCGCCCCTTCCGGGTGGCCGGACACTTCAAGAGCGGCATGTACGAATACGACTCAAAGCTGGCCTACGTGCATTTGTCGGAGGCACAGCGCTTCCTCCACATGCCGGGCGAAATCACTGGAATCGACGTGCGCACCCGTCGGGCCGAGGACGCCCGGGGGGTCGCCGACCTGCTCGCGGCGAAGCTGGGCACGGGCTACCGCGTTCGCACCTGGGAGGACTTGAACAGGGCACTGTTTCTGGCTTTGCGGCTCGAGAAGATCGCGATGTTCATCGCGCTGGCGTTCATCGCCCTGGTTGCATCGTTCTCGATCGTCTCGAATCTCTTCATGCTGGTCACCGAAAAGGGCAGGGAGGTCGCGATTCTCAAGGGCATGGGCGCCACGAACGGGGGGATCCGCCGGGTGTTTCTTCTCGAGGGCCTCTACATCGGCCTGCTTGGGAGCGTCTTCGGTGCACTGGTCGGGGTGGCAGCTTGCCTCCTGATGGAAACCTATGGCCTGCCCCTGCCGAGCGACATCTACTACATCGATCAGTTGCCCGTGGTCATGCGCCCGGTAGAGGTGCTCGGCATCTCTGGTGTCGCGCTGGCGCTTGCCATTTTGGCAGCGGTTTACCCCGCACAGCTGGCCTCGCGCCTCCGCCCGGTGGAAGGGCTTCGCTACGAATGAACACCCCCCGCCCAGAAGGACGTGTCGGTTTGACACTCGACGAACGGGTGGATACGGTGACGCCGTTCATGAGCACTACCGTGGTCGGCGGGCCG is a genomic window of Myxococcales bacterium containing:
- a CDS encoding ABC transporter permease; translation: MPARGFEWFVAWRHLRGRPARLPRTLFVGVGLSILGLAAVLVASQWTAKLSSSADLFLPYRQLRLLGYVKTAGVVSAGLGALLVYLGVLFSRFTVFTAFSIFGVFLGTAAPIVALSVMSGFESDLKGKIRGWKADLVVESDGETPFVNWRPLLSEIAALPNVEGVTPFLEAELMIRSGNTPAGIVLRGIEPSSAARVLDLGRHLKEGDMRDLQPAARPDDQVEHVEPAPLPEALVHPDGSADGKSADDAEPDVDSEGDDVGAGDIFPRGARVITRSPLGVETPAVFLGEELFSRTLRLFVGDGVDIVCPLCGVGPSGPMPQSRPFRVAGHFKSGMYEYDSKLAYVHLSEAQRFLHMPGEITGIDVRTRRAEDARGVADLLAAKLGTGYRVRTWEDLNRALFLALRLEKIAMFIALAFIALVASFSIVSNLFMLVTEKGREVAILKGMGATNGGIRRVFLLEGLYIGLLGSVFGALVGVAACLLMETYGLPLPSDIYYIDQLPVVMRPVEVLGISGVALALAILAAVYPAQLASRLRPVEGLRYE